The segment TCCCACATGGTGCTGAACGACTGGATGCATATGAACGTGACTTGGCGTTCGAATCGGCTGGAGTGGGTGCTGGTGACGCCGCGCTATCACCATATTCATCATAGCTGCGATCCGGCCCTCTATAACACCAACTTCGGCGTGACATTCAGTCTATGGGATCGTCTGTTTGGAACCTACACAGACCCGGACCAGGTCAAAGAACCCATCTCGTTCGGGATTGGGGAAAAGGTTCCTCTGGCCCGTCTCGTTGCGGGATTCTAACCGGCGAAGAGAAGTCACCGCTCCACATACCCGTCCACCTGAAAGACGGCGCGATCCTCTAAGCGAACCGCTGTCAGTTGCCGTCCCCACACACAGCCGCTGTCTAGTGCGAGGTGGCCGGGCTCCAGGTGAAGACCCAGGGCCGCCCAGTGGCCGGTGATGATCGTGGCGTCGCCACTGCGACGATGGGGGATGCGAAACCAGGGAGCGAACCCGTTAGGAGTTTTTTCAGGTGGGCCGGAAAAATCGGACAGTTCTCCGGTCGGCGTGCAGGTTCTGAGTCTGGTCAATACACGCGCAATACTTACCAGCCGGTCTATTCCCACGAGCGAAGGGGTCCACTGCGGCGCCGGACCGGAAAAAAGCTCTTGGAGAAAGGTTCGATAGGTGGGGCCGGACAATACAGCCTCTACGTCTTCCGCATATTGCACAGTGTCCGCGATCGTCCATTGCGGCAGTAGTCCCGCGTGGACCATGAGGAAACCGTTCTCGTGGTGATGCAGCGGCTGTTGACGGAGCCAAGCGAGTAGTTCGTGCCGATCAGGAGCTGCCAGCACATCCTGGATCGTATCTTTCGGTCGTAGCGGCACGATTCCTTCTGCAACAGCGAGCAGAAACACGTCGTGGTTGCCGAGCACTGTGCGCGCGGAGCCGTCGAGTGTCTTCACATAGCGGAGGACTTCGAGCGAGTCCGGCCCTCGATTGATCAGATCGCCGACGAACCAGAGACGATCCTTGGCCGGATCGAATCGGATCCGCCGTACGAGACGTTGCAAGGCATCGTGACATCCCTGCACATCACCGATTGCGTATGTCGCCATGGACTGACTTGGCCTCCGTCTGTTTTAGCATCTGGAGGTGAAGGGGAAAGGAAGTGCGGTTCTTGAATTTATCAGCTTTGCTGCGGATCGCCTATGGATACTTCGCTTCGATCTTGCTCGACAGGCCTCCGCGTGCGGTGAATGTACCGGTGACCGATGCCCAGACGGGACGGCAGGCTTTGACAATATCGTGAAGGATCCTGTTGACGGCGTTTTCGTAAAAAATACCGAGATTGCGGTAGGCGTGGATGTACATCTTGAGCGCTTTGAGCTCGAGACATTCTTTGTCGGGCATGTAGTGCAGGGTAATGGTTCCGAAGTCCGGCAAATTGGTCTTTGGGCAGATGGCCGTATATTCTGGAATCTCGATCGTGATCTCGTAGCCCTTGTACTGGTTCGGGAACGTTTCAATCTCAGGCAACGGAGAATGAATTCCGCTCTTTGCATGCCGTTCATTGTAACCAAGCGTAGTCGTTCGCCCGTTCCTGTTCACCGTTTTACCCTTCACCATCTACCTCTATCTCTTACATTCACTATTCAGACTTGTTTCATCCATTCAGTTTGGCCGAGTTTCTCCAGTTCGATGTAGAGCGACACCCATGGACACTTCATCTCAGGATAGACCTCACAAAGTCCACCTTTGCGGACCCCTCCGCAGGGACCGTGTGCCATGAATTTCGGACATTCAGCCTTGACTGAATTGTCGGGAATCGGCGGACGTTTATGGACGCCTCCGACATGGATACCGGCATCATCTTCACCCGGGATAAGAACGCGTAATGGCATGATGTGCAGTGTAAACGGAATGCAGTGGATCAGCAATGTCTAAACGTGACATGACGCATAGGAAGTTTAAAAAGGTGTCCTCACTTATTGGGCCGTTTGGGGCGAATGGCCTATCTTGCTGGCTGAATCTAGGCCTTCTTTTGGATATCTTGGGCCATCTTAGAAGTTGCTTTGATTTTCATGGCGTTATACTATCAAAGAAAGTTCGTTAAAAAATCCCGAAAGGAGTCAGTAGGGAGTCTGTGTAAGGAGTCTGTATGTTGGGTATGTGGGGATAGCTTCAGGGCGAGAAAAGGACCGGCAAAGATTGACAGTCTTTTTTCCGCTTTGCTAGGATGCCCGAGGTTAGGTGACCATTTAAGTAGTCCAAATCTCCAAGCCCCCAAGTTTTTTCGATGCATGTCGGTCGTGTGAAAAAATATGAGCAGCGGTCGCCCGTTGCCAACGATATAAGGGAGGTGCCGGATGAGTCTTGATTATGTCAAATTTTCCAATGGATTCGAGAAGTTTATGCCAAAGGAATATCGAGACATGGTGGAACATGGGCCCTTTGGGAAAAAGGTCACTGTTTCCCAAATGGGAAGTTTCAAGGAAGTGTTGGAAGAGCATCCGATGTGTGCCGGTTGCGCGATGACACTCTTCATTCGACTCGCCATGATCGCATTTCCCAATCCCGAAGACACCATTACGGTCGGCACTGCTGGTTGTGGTCGACTTGCCATCTCTCAGGCTGCAATTCCCTTTGTCTACGGCAACTACGGCGATCAGAATGGAGTCGCGAGCGGTCTGTCCCGAGGTCTCCGTCTTCGCTTCGGCGACAAGCCGAAGGACGTGGTTGTGATGGCTGGAGACGGTGGAACGGCGGACATTGGATTTCAACAGGTGCTCCATTCCTGGTTCCGAAAAGAGCGGTTCACGACGATCATGTTGGACAACGAGGTCTATGGCAACACCGGCGGCCAGGAGAGCGGTATGACCAACCGCGGCGCCGTACTCAAGATGGCACCGCTCGGTAAAAAGTTCGAGAAAATGGACATGGTGCAGATGGCGAAAGTTGCCGGGTGTGCCTATGTCGCCACGGTAGTGCCGAACAACCCGCGCCGTGTGGAAAGCGTCATCAAGAAAGCCGTGTTGATCGCGCGCGAGGTTGGATCGACCTATATACAAGCCTACACGTCGTGCAATATCGAATATGCCATTCCGACCGACAAGGTCATGGAAGATGCGAAGACGGTCGAGAACGACCGGTATCAGTTCACGGAATATGTCAGCGAAGAAGCCAAGCAATACCTCACCGAGCGCTACGGGTATAAGGAGTTTCTTGCCAAGCCCGCTGCTGCCATTCCGAGCAAGGCCTAAGCACTCACGAGGGGGAGGTTAATCATGGCAAAACGTTTCAATATTCGAATGGCGGGTGTCGGTGGGCAGGGTGTCGTCACTGGTTCACATATTCTCAGCACGGCCGTCATCAATGCCGGCGGAGAAAGTACGATCGTACCGTTCTATGGATCGGAGAAGCGGATGGCGCCGGTCGAGAGCTACGTCCGGGTCTCGGATGAGCCGATTTATGAAATTGGCGAAATTACTTTTCCGCATATCATCATCATCTTTCATCCGCAGGTCATTACGCACGGCAAGTCTTACACGATGCCGTTCTACTTTGGCCTGAAGGAAGATGGGATTGCCTTGATCAATAACGATGGGCCGATGAACCTCCACAGAGATCAGGCGCGTGAGCTGCAAGAGCGTCGCGCGAAACTCTATTACTTTCCCGCGACGAAGATTTCATTGGAAGTCGCAGGTATGGATCTCGCCACGAACATGGCGCTCATGGGCTGTATTGGCGCAATTACGGGTTTGACCAGTATGGCCGGGCTGGATCAGGCGGTGAAAGATCGGTTCCTCGGCAAAGGGTTCGTGGTGTCCGGCGGAACCGCTGCGCTCGACAGCGTTGTGGAGCGAAAGTTCAAGAAGAAACAGGAACTGATCGAGAAAAACGTGGCTGTCATGCGGGCGGGATGGAACTATGCCGTCGACCATGGGTGGGCCTCAGCCGACGTCAAGCGTGCGGAAGAGCCGGTGGCAACGGCCACCGCGTAGTCGAGCCACATAAGGAGTTTTTATGTACCTCGTAGCCGATATCAGTGTTGAAATCTGTGCTGCAAAGAGCTGTAAGCTCTGTACGCAATATTGCCCGGAGGCCAATACGATTCAGTACAGCGACGAACTGGGCAAGGATAAGGGATTCAAATACGGCTCGGCCTACGTGGCAGTGGATCGCTGCAAGGGCTGCGCGCAATGCGTGTGGGTCTGCGACAACATGGCCAAGAACAACGCCATCAAGATGATCATGA is part of the Nitrospira sp. SG-bin1 genome and harbors:
- a CDS encoding ferredoxin oxidoreductase, which translates into the protein MSLDYVKFSNGFEKFMPKEYRDMVEHGPFGKKVTVSQMGSFKEVLEEHPMCAGCAMTLFIRLAMIAFPNPEDTITVGTAGCGRLAISQAAIPFVYGNYGDQNGVASGLSRGLRLRFGDKPKDVVVMAGDGGTADIGFQQVLHSWFRKERFTTIMLDNEVYGNTGGQESGMTNRGAVLKMAPLGKKFEKMDMVQMAKVAGCAYVATVVPNNPRRVESVIKKAVLIAREVGSTYIQAYTSCNIEYAIPTDKVMEDAKTVENDRYQFTEYVSEEAKQYLTERYGYKEFLAKPAAAIPSKA
- a CDS encoding ferredoxin oxidoreductase, which encodes MAKRFNIRMAGVGGQGVVTGSHILSTAVINAGGESTIVPFYGSEKRMAPVESYVRVSDEPIYEIGEITFPHIIIIFHPQVITHGKSYTMPFYFGLKEDGIALINNDGPMNLHRDQARELQERRAKLYYFPATKISLEVAGMDLATNMALMGCIGAITGLTSMAGLDQAVKDRFLGKGFVVSGGTAALDSVVERKFKKKQELIEKNVAVMRAGWNYAVDHGWASADVKRAEEPVATATA
- a CDS encoding diadenosine tetraphosphatase — translated: MATYAIGDVQGCHDALQRLVRRIRFDPAKDRLWFVGDLINRGPDSLEVLRYVKTLDGSARTVLGNHDVFLLAVAEGIVPLRPKDTIQDVLAAPDRHELLAWLRQQPLHHHENGFLMVHAGLLPQWTIADTVQYAEDVEAVLSGPTYRTFLQELFSGPAPQWTPSLVGIDRLVSIARVLTRLRTCTPTGELSDFSGPPEKTPNGFAPWFRIPHRRSGDATIITGHWAALGLHLEPGHLALDSGCVWGRQLTAVRLEDRAVFQVDGYVER
- a CDS encoding 7-cyano-7-deazaguanine reductase is translated as MVKGKTVNRNGRTTTLGYNERHAKSGIHSPLPEIETFPNQYKGYEITIEIPEYTAICPKTNLPDFGTITLHYMPDKECLELKALKMYIHAYRNLGIFYENAVNRILHDIVKACRPVWASVTGTFTARGGLSSKIEAKYP